Proteins co-encoded in one Armatimonadota bacterium genomic window:
- a CDS encoding branched-chain amino acid ABC transporter permease yields the protein MPVGGADRVEWDILLRILPTVVVDGFVLGFVYAMIALGYTMVYGVLQMINFAHSEIFVMGAFVGAETLLILQASGLLTVLHPLALLAVVLVLAMAGSGLLAVAVERVAYRPLRGAPRLIPLISAIGVSFFLQDAIRLFESLWRNAFFLTYPTIDLFDRRIPLVGEVEISVKSLLIIVASLLMLVVLTLFVNRTKLGMAIRAVAEDQPTAGLMGVNVGRIISLTFLIGGAMGGAAGALFGVQFGTINPYSGFIPGLKAFTAAVLGGIGNVPGAMVGGLVLGMLEAFAASYMSLLTGGAFGAEYKDIFAFSVLIVILMFRPQGLLGEVVREKL from the coding sequence GTGCCGGTGGGGGGTGCGGACCGGGTGGAGTGGGACATCCTCCTGCGGATCCTGCCGACCGTCGTGGTCGACGGCTTCGTGCTGGGCTTCGTCTACGCCATGATCGCCCTGGGCTACACCATGGTCTACGGCGTCCTCCAGATGATCAACTTCGCTCACAGCGAGATCTTCGTCATGGGGGCGTTCGTGGGGGCCGAGACCCTGTTGATCCTGCAGGCCAGCGGGCTCCTGACGGTGCTGCACCCGCTGGCGTTGCTGGCCGTGGTCCTCGTGCTGGCCATGGCGGGCAGCGGCCTGCTGGCGGTCGCGGTCGAGCGCGTGGCCTACCGGCCCCTGCGGGGGGCCCCGCGTCTGATCCCCCTGATCTCGGCCATCGGCGTCTCGTTCTTCCTCCAGGACGCGATCCGGCTGTTCGAGAGCCTGTGGCGGAACGCGTTCTTCCTGACCTACCCGACCATCGACCTCTTCGACCGGCGGATCCCGCTGGTCGGCGAGGTGGAGATCTCGGTGAAGTCCCTCCTGATCATCGTGGCGTCGCTGCTGATGCTGGTGGTGCTGACGCTGTTCGTCAACCGGACCAAGCTCGGGATGGCGATCCGGGCGGTGGCCGAGGACCAGCCGACGGCCGGGCTCATGGGCGTCAACGTCGGGCGGATCATCTCCCTGACGTTCCTGATCGGCGGGGCGATGGGCGGCGCGGCCGGGGCGCTGTTCGGCGTGCAGTTCGGGACGATCAACCCCTACTCGGGGTTCATCCCCGGCCTGAAGGCCTTCACCGCGGCGGTGCTGGGCGGCATCGGTAACGTGCCCGGCGCCATGGTGGGGGGCCTGGTGCTGGGCATGCTGGAGGCGTTCGCGGCCTCGTACATGTCGCTGCTGACCGGTGGGGCGTTCGGGGCCGAGTACAAGGACATCTTCGCCTTCAGCGTGCTGATCGTCATCCTCATGTTCCGGCCCCAGGGGCTGCTGGGGGAGGTCGTCCGTGAGAAACTCTAA
- a CDS encoding branched-chain amino acid ABC transporter permease, with protein MRNSNVRALALALYIAGTTALVASVPRSLPAFLLFLASVFLLYHLALPAWFRAAGLAVVLGVLMPYVGIRNAFYLEVATQVGIFVALALGLNIVVGLAGLLDLGYVAFYAVGAYSWAIIGSPQALKIWPEATHLLPLGGWWFFVFLAVAVVLAAITGVLLGLPVLRVRGDYLAIVTLGFGEVVRVLANNLDKPINITNGPIGITPIGRPPLFFAPVVEGLGLPATPVVLYPLYFYFMVLVVVALVIVVTQRLKDSHIGRAWEAIREDEAAAVAMGVPLVRTKLLAFAAGASFAGAMGVIFAGKQLFINPESFTFMESIGVLAMVILGGMGSIPGAILGASVVTILNLQVLKQLSLTLNAWRQAGVEILGFNLAHLPTQLEPAKYERMAFGVILVLMMIFRREGILPSARRRLELEEARQLAREEALVGGGQ; from the coding sequence GTGAGAAACTCTAACGTGCGTGCCCTGGCCCTGGCGCTCTACATCGCGGGCACGACCGCCCTGGTGGCCTCGGTGCCCCGGTCGCTGCCCGCGTTCCTGCTCTTCCTGGCGTCGGTCTTCCTCCTGTACCACCTGGCGCTGCCGGCCTGGTTCCGGGCTGCCGGGCTGGCCGTCGTGCTGGGCGTGCTCATGCCCTACGTGGGCATCCGCAACGCGTTCTACCTCGAGGTGGCCACGCAGGTCGGCATCTTCGTGGCCCTGGCGCTGGGCCTCAACATTGTCGTCGGGCTCGCGGGGCTGCTGGACCTGGGGTACGTGGCGTTCTACGCCGTGGGGGCCTACAGCTGGGCGATCATCGGGTCGCCCCAGGCCCTGAAGATCTGGCCCGAGGCGACGCACCTGCTGCCGCTGGGCGGCTGGTGGTTCTTCGTGTTCCTGGCGGTGGCGGTGGTGCTGGCGGCGATCACCGGCGTGCTGCTGGGCCTGCCGGTGCTGCGGGTGCGCGGCGACTACCTGGCCATCGTGACCCTGGGGTTCGGCGAGGTCGTGCGCGTGCTGGCCAACAACCTGGACAAGCCCATCAACATCACCAACGGACCGATCGGGATCACGCCGATCGGCCGGCCGCCGCTGTTCTTCGCGCCGGTGGTGGAGGGGCTGGGCCTGCCCGCGACGCCGGTGGTGCTGTACCCCCTGTACTTCTACTTCATGGTGCTGGTGGTGGTGGCCCTGGTCATCGTGGTGACCCAGCGCCTGAAGGACTCGCACATCGGACGGGCCTGGGAGGCGATCCGCGAGGACGAAGCCGCGGCGGTGGCCATGGGTGTGCCCCTGGTGCGCACCAAGCTGCTGGCGTTCGCGGCGGGGGCGTCGTTCGCGGGCGCCATGGGGGTGATCTTCGCCGGCAAGCAGCTGTTCATCAACCCTGAGAGCTTCACGTTCATGGAGTCGATCGGGGTGCTGGCCATGGTGATCCTGGGCGGCATGGGCAGCATTCCGGGCGCCATCCTGGGCGCCAGCGTGGTGACGATCCTCAACCTGCAGGTGCTCAAGCAACTCTCGTTGACCCTCAACGCCTGGCGGCAGGCCGGCGTGGAGATCCTGGGGTTCAACCTGGCGCACCTCCCGACCCAGCTGGAGCCCGCCAAATACGAGCGTATGGCCTTCGGGGTCATCCTGGTCCTCATGATGATCTTCCGGCGGGAGGGGATCCTCCCCTCGGCCCGGCGCCGCCTGGAGCTGGAGGAGGCCCGTCAGCTGGCCAGAGAGGAAGCGCTGGTGGGCGGGGGGCAGTGA
- a CDS encoding ABC transporter ATP-binding protein yields the protein MALLEAVGVTKRFGGLVAVSAVDFVLEEGTIASIIGPNGAGKTTFFNVLTGVYAPEEGQVRFRDRPIVGLRPDQITALGMCRTFQNIRLFGNMTVVENILVGMHSRLALGAWDALLRTPRFYATERAALRRAGELLQLVGLSGRANELAKNLPYGDQRRLEIARALASQPQLLLLDEPTAGMSPTEAQALMDFLRRLRAELGLTILLIEHNMRVVMNISDRVTVLDYGEKIAEGPPAQVQNDPRVIEAYLGVGKGVAALR from the coding sequence ATGGCGCTGCTGGAGGCCGTGGGGGTGACCAAGCGCTTCGGCGGGCTGGTCGCCGTCTCTGCCGTGGACTTCGTGCTGGAAGAGGGGACGATCGCCAGCATCATCGGACCCAACGGGGCAGGCAAGACCACCTTCTTCAACGTGCTGACCGGCGTGTACGCGCCCGAGGAGGGGCAGGTGCGGTTCCGTGACCGGCCCATCGTGGGGCTGCGGCCCGATCAGATCACCGCCCTGGGCATGTGCCGGACGTTTCAGAACATCCGTCTGTTCGGCAACATGACCGTGGTGGAGAACATCCTGGTGGGGATGCACAGCCGGCTGGCGCTGGGCGCCTGGGACGCGCTGCTGCGCACCCCGCGCTTCTATGCCACCGAGCGCGCAGCGCTGCGACGTGCCGGCGAGCTGCTGCAGCTAGTGGGACTCTCGGGGCGCGCCAACGAGCTGGCCAAGAACCTGCCCTACGGCGACCAGCGCCGGCTGGAGATCGCCCGCGCGCTGGCGAGCCAGCCCCAGCTGTTGCTGCTGGACGAGCCGACCGCCGGCATGTCGCCCACGGAGGCCCAGGCGCTGATGGACTTCCTGCGCCGCCTGCGGGCCGAGCTGGGGCTGACGATCCTGCTGATCGAGCACAACATGCGCGTGGTGATGAACATCTCCGACCGGGTCACGGTGCTCGACTACGGCGAGAAGATCGCCGAGGGCCCGCCCGCCCAGGTGCAGAACGACCCCCGGGTCATCGAGGCGTACCTGGGCGTCGGCAAGGGGGTGGCTGCACTGCGCTGA
- a CDS encoding ABC transporter ATP-binding protein codes for MALLEIENLHVYYGHIHALRGITVAVDEREIVALLGSNGAGKTTTLRTISGLHRAREGAVRLEGMRIDGRPPHEIVALGIGHAPEGRRIFGRLTVRENLMMGAYRRQDSSGIRDDLERVLALFPRLRERLGQVAGTLSGGEQQMLAIGRALMTRPRVLLLDEPSMGLAPVLVEQIFQTILDINAQGTTVLLVEQNAYMALAVAHRAYVLQTGEITLQGPAAELRENPEVKRAYLGG; via the coding sequence ATGGCGCTGCTCGAGATCGAGAACCTCCACGTCTACTACGGCCACATCCACGCGCTGCGTGGCATCACGGTGGCCGTGGACGAGCGCGAGATCGTGGCTCTCTTGGGCAGCAACGGGGCGGGGAAGACCACCACGCTGCGCACGATCTCCGGCCTGCACCGGGCGCGGGAGGGCGCTGTGCGCCTGGAGGGGATGCGGATCGACGGCCGCCCGCCCCACGAGATCGTCGCGCTGGGGATCGGGCACGCCCCGGAGGGCCGGCGCATCTTCGGCCGGCTGACCGTGCGCGAGAACTTGATGATGGGCGCCTACCGCCGGCAGGACTCCTCAGGCATCCGCGACGACCTGGAGCGCGTGTTGGCGCTGTTCCCACGCCTGCGCGAGCGGCTGGGCCAGGTGGCAGGGACGCTGTCGGGCGGCGAGCAGCAGATGCTGGCCATCGGGCGGGCGCTGATGACGCGGCCGCGGGTGCTGCTGCTGGACGAACCGTCGATGGGGCTGGCCCCGGTGCTGGTGGAGCAGATCTTCCAGACGATCCTCGACATCAACGCCCAGGGCACCACGGTCTTGCTGGTGGAGCAGAACGCGTACATGGCGCTGGCGGTGGCCCACCGGGCCTACGTGCTGCAGACGGGCGAGATCACCCTGCAGGGCCCCGCCGCCGAGCTGCGCGAGAACCCCGAGGTCAAACGGGCCTACCTCGGGGGGTAG